The stretch of DNA GTTATCAATATCATACATTAACTACCTCTTTGAGTATTTTATGGGGGAAATTATTAAGAAAAAGAGTATTTGTCACGGATTTTGGGGGTGGTGGATGGGATATGTTTTCCTATCATGGAGGAACATGGCGTTTTATTGATGGCTTTATACATTTGTCAGAGTATGCAGCTGGGTGCTTTTCTAAATATAAGACAAGCCATTATATTGTTTATGGAGGTGTAGATATTAGAAAATTCTATCCGTTAAATCTCAACAGAGAAAGAAAAATTCTATTTGTCGGAAGATTACTACCACATAAGGGAATACACTATTTAATAGAAGCGGTGGATAGTGATATAACTCTTACCATAATTGGAAGACCTTATTCGCTTGAATATTTCGAATATTTGAAAAATTTATCCAAAGTGAAAAAAGTTGAGTTTATAATAGATGCAACTGATGAAATTCTTTTGCAAGAGTATAATAAAGCATCTGTTTTTGTGCTTCCTTCGGTTTATAAAACAATGTATGGAGGCTATACTGAAGTTCCAGAACTTCTTGGTCTGGTTGTTCTTGAGGCAATGGCATGTAAAACACCTGTCATTGTTACAAATGTTGCATCTTTACCTGAATTGGTTAAAGATGAAGAGACCGGTTTTATTGTAAAGCCTAACAGCCCTCTTGATTTAAAAGAAAAAATATATAAGCTAATAAATGAACCTCAAAGAGTTTATGAAATGGGAGAAAAGGCTTATCAATTATTTAGAGAAAAATTTACCTGGAATAAAACAGTAGAAAAGGTATTACAGGCTTATGGAAGTTAATAGAAAAAAGATTCTCATAATTCACAATACATTAAGAGGTTGGGGTGTGGAAAGAAATCTAATTTTTATTGGAAAATATGCAGATAAAAATATCTTTGAGGTCGCATATCTACTGACCACAGAAAGGCAAAATTCCTCGGAGAACTTTTTTGACAACGAGGTTAAATTACTTTACTTAAAAACTCCCCAAGTTAGACAAAATAGATATACCTGGATAATAAATCTGATATTGAAATTTATTTATTTGGTGATTTGGCTAAGAAAAAATGGAAAAGATATAGATTATTTATTGGTATCGACTCTGGATGAATGTATAATAACTTACATTGCTAAAAAAATTTTAAGTTTGAAGTCAAAGTTTATCGTCTTTCATCAGCTACACTTCTCAGTAATTGGGAGAGAAAAAAATAATCCATTTTTAAATCTACTCCTTAAAATTATTATTTTGATTGATAAAGACGCTAATGGTATTCTTTGTCTTTCTAAAGGGATTGCGCAAGACTTAAAAGAAACTCACCATATAAAAACTAAGATTTTTGTGCATCCAAGTTGTGTTGACT from bacterium encodes:
- a CDS encoding glycosyltransferase family 4 protein, with product MKVLHILPMFFGDYKGGGERYSLELAKAMSQVVETELISFSERPRVEKIGSLTVRLFKPWFYIQGQKISPVYLPFLWALKNADIIHCYQYHTLTTSLSILWGKLLRKRVFVTDFGGGGWDMFSYHGGTWRFIDGFIHLSEYAAGCFSKYKTSHYIVYGGVDIRKFYPLNLNRERKILFVGRLLPHKGIHYLIEAVDSDITLTIIGRPYSLEYFEYLKNLSKVKKVEFIIDATDEILLQEYNKASVFVLPSVYKTMYGGYTEVPELLGLVVLEAMACKTPVIVTNVASLPELVKDEETGFIVKPNSPLDLKEKIYKLINEPQRVYEMGEKAYQLFREKFTWNKTVEKVLQAYGS